From Ictalurus punctatus breed USDA103 chromosome 26, Coco_2.0, whole genome shotgun sequence:
TGTTTCTGAGTATTGCCTAGCCGCTTTGTTTGTTCACCATATTGGTTTTTAATAAAACCAGGAAACCTGAACTgattttttactcttttttttttaatgcacacttttggtttggtttccaactgcacataattaaaagagcaaatagaaatctCTAAGGGTGGTGTGGGGCTAAAAACTTTAAGCTTGTAAAACTATTTTATTCAATGGTCTGAAATACCACAAGAAAGAACACAAAGCAAATATCTAGTTGAAAACAGATTGCGTATTGCATCCAGCATTTATtttactctttttgtttgttggtcCAAATATCCAGACCATATTTCATTTctgcagcactacagctctTCTCTTTGACTCAGATTGCGCCTTGTAGCTCACAGttccaaaaacacactgccCACAAACCAAAATACACGCTGTGgttggttcacttcctgcagttggGTTGATCCAGTCGAATCTCTTTCTCACTACAAAACTGGGATTAAGGGTGCTTACTGATAGTTGTGTTCCAGATGATGTACTATGCACTTACTCTATGCACTATATTCTCTACCATCTAgtatatgaattttagaagggtagtatcatCTCAGATGGAGCACTAACCCTTTTTTTTGCTAACCGGAAGTATACGCCGTTTATGGCAAATGATgtcacacgcacgtaatgcgacaccCCTAGCTTTAGCGGAATAACCAACGAAATGTCAATGAAAATGAATGTCTTAATTTTACACTTTTTGTCAATGTGACTTTTGATACCCAACTGGACATTTTTTGATTCAAGCTAATTTTGAGCCAGGATCAGCACTTGGTAGCCCTTCCCCTTTTCCGCTACGTTAGCAAAGCTGTGACCATTGCGTGCATGAAGTGTCCAACATtccacactttatttttttcccccggtTAAATAAGAGCATTATCCGGGTACTTGAAGTGCACTTGTTCTCATTGAAATGATCAGTGTTAACAAACTActcacactatttatactacaaaacGACACAGAATTGTGcataagtatgcgatttggggcGCACCTGATAAGTTTGTCATGTCTgctgtttggtttggtttggtttcgcactgcacataattaaacaaatccaaaataacCCAGAATACATGCTACGTTTTGTTCAACCCCTGCAGTTGAGTTGATTCAGAGTCGTGTCACTTTCTCTCTTAAATCATACTGCTACTACAGAGTTCAGGTGTAATGAGACTGAGACTCAAATCATGCACAAGGTCTAGGGCCGGTTGTTTTGCTCCACAACTGTGTGATTgcggtttttttttgttacacaaCAGGGTTCGATTCAAACGGACTAAGCACTGCATATTTGAGGGATCCTGAGAATCATACACATCTATTGTTATCATAATTTTATAAGCTTGGACCTATACCAGACTAATGTTAGCTGGATGAAGCTCTCAGTATCCGTCTCAGTGTTCAGTATGTTTgtgtgatcagtgtgtgtgacACTGTAACTCCTATACTGTAGGTGATGTGTTAAGATCTTTTGTCTACAGATTCTGATCGAGTTTTGTGCTGGAGGTGCTGTGGATGCAGTGATGCTTGGTGAGTAATTTCATATATTAATGTCAATAATGTAAAAAGAAATACTAACAGTAATTGCACTGTGTTTTCCAATTGAGTACTAAGTATTCTttaaaccttttcttttttctacctcAGCTTTCAAATAAAGCTGAACCAGGCATGTAGTATTCCAGTTTAGTAGAGGTGTACAGGTGCAGAAATGTAGACTGTTCAGAAGCTGTTGATGGAAATTTTAAAAACGTCAGAATGTAGTTTGTCTGTAAATGTTTCCGGACAATAGGCTATTGTACATGCTGCGAGTTCAGCCGGATTAGTACAACCGGTCACAGTGAGTCAGTCCACTTTGGTTTAAAAGCTTATTGTAAGGAGATGTGTTCACAGAGGATTTCAGTGTACGCCGATTTGGCATCATAGAAATGTACAAACGAAATGTGGCCACATACAACCCTGTAAATGTTCCGAGTGCATTCGGACCTGTATTTGGCGCTGTCCACTTTCGACCCTATTACCCAAGGCTGATTTTAACAAATGACCCGCCAACCATTTTTTTCCCTGATTAAAACAGCAGATAAGTCAACATGAATCTGGAATAACTGGCAGTTGTTTTGTTCTCTCTGATAGTAGCTGACCTCTTggagccccgcccccttcccctAATCTTGTCTGTTCACAATTTTCTCACTTGAAAGATATagtgaaaaatgtgtgaaataaacTCTATCAATGTATGTTTAACTTATCTAACATTAGAcaattatactctctctctctctctctctctctatatatatatatatatatatatatatatatatatatatatatactattgtATATACAGTTAACTATAATTACTATGGATGCCACCAAAAATGTTCATCcggtaataaaaacaaattgccgatagagaaaaaaaaagattaaacagacctataataaaaataatactttttaatgCTAATGATAATTAGAAAGTGAAACAAGTAAAAACAATGTTTGCTCTAGTTAAGAAAAGTTTATATGCACCCTTTATAATTAATTGCTGTACATTACATCTTTTTCCTAGACtaggaagaaagaaagtaatGTCAACTGTCTACTTTTCTGCATGGAAACTTTATTAATTACATCTTAATTAAAAACAGCTAAGCGGCCTCCAAGCTCCTGGTGGTTACCGTAAACCATGTATATATGTGCTACTTTTTCTACCTTGGACAAGTGATTTTTGgaggaaatgttttttgtattgCGTTTGTACCCGCACCCTAGACCACggagtctttatgattacatcACTTCTTAGTTACAAGTCTATAGTATCCAGGTTCTTCTCACACCACCTACTTCTCCATCTACATCAAAAACTACAGccaaatcctttttttttttttacttagtgtGTTACACCTTTAACACTCCCAttgctgttctgttctgttttgttttaatatctCAAGTCTCCCAACAAATCTATATCGGGGCCCCTAGTGGTGTGCTAGTTCCTtttaaatatacttaaaatcgtgtttgttgttgatttttttttttctcagacagctgttttgttgtttgaagAATGCGGATGGTTTTAGAGTTTAACACTTTtgttatgtgtgtatgtgtgtatgtgtttatgcatgtatgtatgtatgtatgcgtgtgtagaGTTGGAGAGGCCACTGACTGAGCCACAGATCAGGGTGGTGTGTAAGCAGACTCTCGATGCGTTGCTCTACCTGCATGAGAACAAAGTCATCCACCGAGACCTGAAGGCTGGAAACATCCTGCTCACACTTGATGGTCAAGTCAAACTTGGTGTGTATCTCAGTGAAGTCATTGAGTTCATGTCGTCACTTCATTAATCGCTGACCTCTCTAGCTACTCTCTGGTCTGATCAGATACCTTCAGCTtaataaatgcatgttttaacagaggatctgctacagaagtaACAATAATTCATGTTTAGGGAACTATTGTTgttgaaatacatttttgttcataCATTGATCGGCTCTGCGACAGTATTTTGAAAACTCCCAAATAGCACTCCTAATCtcggtctttttttttattgttctttgtaAGTAGTTTATGTCGATGTTACTGGTGTTACaacttttttattgttattggcCCCATATAAAAGTTGTACTGTGTAGAGGAAATAAGCTATTTCCATCTGTAGTGAATCATAATAGCAAGTATTCTCATTGTTTGTATCTTTCATACACAGACTTAACTTCTGTTTATCTTTTAGGTACAAACACCTTTCAGCAATATTACTGGCTAGACACACATACTATGGAAATGTAGTGTTGTTTCAGGCAGCATGTAATGAGTGAGTTACTCTCAGCCGTGACGGCATGCACTAACAGCCAAAGAAAGAGAGACTATTTGCAAGTCAATGTTAGGACGCCACTAAGAGGTTTAAACAAATCAGAACAGATGCTTTTTGCTGCTACTGAGTCGTGGTGCTGGTTTTTGCAAGCCAGTAAAATAAGGTATAATTTGATGCACGAGTGACATTCAGTGATACTTTTGAAATACTATTGACATTGTATTAAAATgcaatgaaaatatgaaatcaaaatgggTGTTATAGACACCAGTATGATAGTATACCTAGCAAATCTTTTCTAGACAGATTCTCTCATAGTCTTGTATTCATCCAAGCGTCGGTCCAAAAATTGTAAAGTTGGTTGCTTCTAAGGAAtaagaatgtgcaaaaaaaaaattatatatatatatatatatatatatatatatatatatatatatatatatatgtccatgtaccttgtaatgtggtATAGAGATCGGGTTTTGTTCCAAGTatctaggaccatcctgagccaaGATACTGAGGTTTTCGTAAACCGCCGTATAACCATTGACAATTTAGTTGCAGTGATTACCTATATGTATTGGGTAATCACTcataaaaaatgtggaaaattaaaaatggtcgaGCAACCTGTATTGGatcacttgagatggaatgacccccaattaaatgctctctagaacaTATCGGTCTTGCCCATGGGGGTGGGTGTTGCTCTACGTTAGCAGCTtgttaaaaggaaaaatggTTTGTCTGTGTATTTTTGGCTGTGCGTCTTCCCACACACTAATCCAACTAACCCTTGGTTGAAAAAAAATGATTGGAGTGTATTTGCTGGTGGAACTTTTTGGCTAGTTTGCTAAGATACTGTATGGTTTGCCTAGATTGGGCATAGGTGTGAAGTATCTTGAAAGGCCGGACTCCGGGTTTCAGAAGGGATACAGAATCATATCATGGCTTTCAAGACATTTCATGGCGGTGTTAACATTGTGTCCAACAGCATTGTGATGCATTGTAATGTAGGACAGTTTATTATTTCTCCAAGACATTGACCTAAAATGTTTAGAACAGACACGTGGCAGACTAAATTTAGTCTGTCACTGGAACACAGACCTaaggacattttttttcctctccagcGGATTTCGGGGTGTCtgccaaaaacacaaaaacgcTCCAGAGACGAGACTCCTTCATTGGAACCCCATACTGGTGAGCCAGTAAAAAAATTACAGGTTGTAAACATCAGTTTTCAGTCTGTACAGTATTATTAAAACGTTTCCgttcctttctttccctttcattCTGGAACTTTCACATACACCCAAACAAACTCAGGATGGCACCAGAGGTGGTGATGTGCGAGACTTCGAAGGACAGGCCATATGACTTCAAGGCAGATATCTGGTCCCTCGGCGTCACCCTGATTGAGATGGCCCAGATCGAGCCACCCAATCATGAGATGAACCCCATGAGGGTGCTCCTAAAAATCGCCAAGGCCGACCCGCCCACACTTATGCAGCCCTCCAAATGGTGAGACAAAATGAAAGACAGTGGGCATATCCTGTAAATACTGCAACAAATGGAAACATCCACAGCGGTGGAAATCACAACGCACCACTATGAAATTTACATGTATTATTGAGTTCTTACAGTTTTTACCCGTCTTGACTGATCGCTTGAACTGAATAGGTTTAATTGACACCTTTATAACTGAAAAACAAGTAGACTTAATAATATCAACTTGGACCTCATGTGTTCTGTCAGTGGAAAGTCCAGGAATAAAATGCAGATAATATCTAACTTTGTGCCattagtattatatatattgaACTCTTCTTGGCTGAAATGAAGCCCCAGAGAGCTAAACATCTCTTAAGAGTTGGAAATTACGGATACAAACTTAACTAGAAGAACTTTAGAACTAAAGCCTAGTCATGTTTTTTAGAGCAGAGTATTAACGTTGTTAATTTAGAGTAGAGGAGGTAAAACATTCATGACCAACTGTTGTTATTGTTTCAGCAGTAAGGATAAGCAATATTGTTCAATTTCATTTCCCAAATCTCTCTTCACTAATAAAGAGAAAATGGGTGTTTGTGTACAGGACACAGTAGGGAACATAAAGAACTTAGGATAGTGATCCATTGTTGCAGTAAACTAATGCCTTGTTTGATGGATTATTTTTTAGaagcagaaatgttttttcCGTCTATACAGAGCTGCTGAAACACTTTTGCCTAAGTCTAATTTTTATTGAATATTGTTAAAAGGTATTTGTTTGGGAAGAGTTGGCTCTATGCAAAtgatatataaagatatatacagTCTTTATCAACAAATGTCTTTCCCAGGTCTCCAGAGTTCAGTGACTTTCTGAGACATGCTCTGGATAAGAATCTAGACAACAGATGGAGCGCAACACAGCTCCTTCGGGTGAGTTGCCCTGTTCCGCCGCTCTATAATGTGATATGCGGTGTGTCCCAAATGCCAGTTATTTCTAACTACACAtttattatgtaaatattttgggATTTGCCCCTAGAGGTCAGctgatagtggattttaccaataccgataactaagttaagcagtacctgctgataaccgattaataAACCtatagtttttttaaattgatagaaatgtatataaaatcatataaatattactgaactttattacaaaaatacataGTACTGACTGTACAATGAAAATGtacttttgtaaaaaataaatgtgtaaatattaatatattttaactaTTAATATTGGTTATACATGTAGATGTTGACCTGCTATggcattaataaaataaataaaagatatacatccaaactggaccaaaagtaacactccaaataagaaataaaatggagacatccaaaatgaatcaaaaaaacacttcaaataacacaacaaaatttgtcagtgatagttgTTATTTTGCCCCCAGAGGctgctctcgtactgtataatgacagcagaccTTTCTCAGTCGCTTCCATTCCATTTACTatcagtgtggatttttgccgataacAGATAGCTCCAACAATCGGTTATTGGTGCTGATTAAttggcaaaaccgatcaatcggttGACCtctattcaattcagttttatttgtatagcgcttttaacaatggacattgtctcaaagcagctttacagaaacatataaatgaCCTCTACATGCCACTAATCTGTAACAAACTGTTGTACTATTGTTAGAGCAATCAAAAACTGTTCTCAGATCAGTTTAAGGTGTCCATGTCCTTTTGTCGCTGGTATCAGCCACCTCAAGGACTATGGTTTTAAGGAGGCTAGTAGATGAACAAGTTCCCTCACACATGTGTAGACATAAACACAAATTACATGGCAGCTGTGTGATTGTACATTTTGAGCAGGATGAATGGAGCTGAAAATGCAGTGTTTTTGTTACAATATCAAAGAAGTTCACTAGATGGTACTGGAACTTTGAGTGGAACCAGGTTCTGTGGTCTGGAACTTTTGTTTGTCAAAACAATGTAGCATTGGTGAAGAAGGATGGttatatactgtaaaaaaaaaaaaaaaaaaagcacctaatCCACACTGTTCAGTATGGTGGAAGTTCTGTGatgttgtgggggttttttttcccctccaacCTTGTTAGTATACATGGAATCATGAACTCCATGAAGTACCAGTAGATTTGACCACAGTGTTTGaaatggccatcccagtcccctgacatAAACTCCACTGGAAACCTGTAGAGTGAGTTTACAGTAACTGTATTCACTGATAGTAATGCATGTGTTGTCTTTTTGTGTGTTCAGCACCCATTTGTGAGCAGCGTTACTGATAGTAAACCACTACGAGAGCTGATAGCAGAAGCCAAAGCTGAAGTCACAGAGGAGATAGAGGAGTCGAAGGAGGACGATGAGGAAGATGATCACGAGGGAcagctggtgagggaattgCAAAAACGATAAATATTCTTTgcatattatttaatttcttaaCTGATCTAGATGTCCATTTTAGTCATTTTAGTAGTTTAAATTCCAGAAACTGTTCACTCAGCATGTAGAACAAATGTCATGGTACAATGGTTTTGGAAACTAGGCCCAATTGAGCTTTTACAGATGTCAGCCATATTGTTTGTGCTCAAAATATATTATGCTTAGGGCAGGAGGAGGGCAAGTGGTCAGCTAGCAATATGGAAAATGGCCTAAAATTGATATTCCTCACATAATGACTGACAGGGGCACCAACATTTATGGTTTAGCTGCAGTATTAACCGTAGCATTAGCCGTAGCCACCTGAAAGCTACAAAGCTACCTGAAAGTTTCTGTTTTCTCAGCTAAAGCAGTAGTGAGaccaaatgtgaataaaattcaCTTGGCTGAAGGGCAGTTAATTCATCGATGGGGAAGGGATGcgtgattgtttttattattagctGACTTTATCTcagtgaactttgacctgtgaattcacAAAAAGCCGTGGTTTTGTAAGCCAGTAGGAACCAAGTGGACAGGACTGTTATCTCTTTGGACAGGAAAAAATGAtgtatcttattattattatcaaagtAGCATTTCCCCAAACATATGCCTCTCTTTTGGCTTACTCTTGCTTGAGGCACATCTGGAAGAAATACAATCTTGCCCACTGACACTCAGTAGGGATTTTGTGGCTGCCTGCTCGGATTTTCTTGTCAGAAATGTTGCCACGTGTTTCGAGAAACTTGAGtaaaacacaccaacaacaccTTAAAGGGGACACAGCAACTGGAtttaaatttacacacaaaatCCTGAGTACATTACATTGGAAATCAGACTTTACGATTTCCCTTAAATTATACATGAGCAAATCAACTGCACTTACATAACATACAGAGAACAAGCTACAGCCAAATGTATTTCTAAATACACTGTTTCATGGTTTATAAATGCTGATTGTAGCTAATTTAATATTCACTGGACCAGATGAAAAGTGCATGAAGTGGATGACTTTGTAAGATTCACGTTCCACAAATTTGACAAGGCTAAAATGACTGTTGAAAGagacaatgactacgtttagtTTTGAGTCGTGTAAACGCTGGAATCTAATTGACCAATCCAGATTAAGACAATGTTCTGATTCCCTAAATTCTGATTCCCACAACTGGAATGTCCCTGTTTTCattggaaatttgttgcatgtaaacaccttcttcagaaaatccactaAAAGGAGATATATGTGCATGCTCATTCTGCCAGGAATTGTGGGTAGCAACGGCAGCATCTTGAATATCCTGGGAAATAATAGTGAGAAAGGAAAAGCACATATGTAGATttgcatacttacaacaaccatgtatacaggaatattccgatgcctgtatGCATATAGCCATCGTATTctgaatatggctgcaacctgaATAGAAACCTTAaacagaatttgatgtgcatgtaaacgtagtcaacgTTTAATTTTTGAGTGTTGTGTTCATCAACATTGTGGATGGAAACTTCAGCTCATGTACAGTATCCTCCTCATAGTGTCCTCAGAGGTATTTTATCCATGTCTTAATTTTTTTGattcttttctgtttctgttcgaCCTCATCCCACCATGGCCAGCCTGTGAATATGGATAATTATGATGTTTGTGGCAATTTCATTATTGGTGGTCTTATGTTATATTGCTTCCCTTCATGTAGCTGATTCCTGGACACAAGCGTGCTTCATCTGACATCAGTATTGGAAGCTCTGAGGATGAGAAGCTTTCTCAGTCACCTTCTACCTTGGAAGCGGTTCCAGAAAAAAATGAGGAATTTGGTGTTCCTAAGAGCCCGACGGCTGAACCTGAAATTTCCAATTCCATCCCGAATGTACCAGAACCATCTACTGAAGAACCTGCAGAGGAATCAGTTTCCAACATGAAACCTCAGGATCAAGAAGATGAGAACATTGTAGAAATCAAGCCAGATGTACCTTCTACTCCACTACATATACTGGAGTCACCAGAGGAGATGAAAAATATGGGAGATAAGGTGGGCCCAGCTGTTGATAATGTGACCGTAATCAAGAACATGGATGCAGCGGTGAAGGACGAGCTCACACCTGAGAATTCCATCAAGCAGGTTGATGGACCTATTGCAGTGCCCGAAGAGAAACCTATGCCTCTGACTTCTCCTGTGAAAGAACAGGATAAAGGTGAAACGCCTTCTCCAGAGAATGAAAGTCCTCTGAAGCCCAGATTTCAAAAGAAAGCCTCTGGAAGTGGGTCAGCAGCAGATAACAGCAGCATCGACCTAAACCTGTCCATCTCCAGCTTCATAAACAAATCCAAAGAGGCAGGATCGATTTCTGTACAGGTACGAATTTTAATTGAAGGAGTTTTGGTATATTTTTAAGGATATTAAGGAAATATTGATTCAGTTGTAATGGTTGTTAAAATACGCACCTCAGCAAAGCCAGTTTCATGTTTCAATAGGAAAGGAAGCGTCAGAAGAAGACCCTGAAAAAAACCCGCAAGTTCATCGTGGATGGAGTGGAAGTTAGCGTAACGACGTCCAAGATTGTCACGGATAATGACACCAAAAACGAGGAGATGAGATTCCTAAGGTGAACTACTCTGAACTACTCCTCCTTCTGAGCTACTCTGAAATTGTGGCACCTGGCGAATCTAGCTTCAAGATTGTACATTAGTTTTAGACCCTAAATGATTTATAGCATACTAGGTGATTTTGctagtgattttaatgttagcTATGAGAGTAAACTGTCAAGTCGACAGTGTAGGTTTCCACCAGTCGACAGTGTAGGTTAAAGCCTGTTAAGTCTTTGCACAAACATGCATTAAAGCATGCTTGTGTATTAGATTTGGGTTTATGGGTAAGCATTGAGCACAGAGGCGTATTCATGAGCTGATGGACACCTACAAAATCCTAACTGTGTGATTATATGTATCTATGATACTAACTGGTTGAGATGGggagatacagtgccctccgttaatattggcacccttggtaaatatgagcaaagaaggctgtgaaaaatcgtcttttattgtttaaccttttgatagtttgttaaaaaaattcacaaaaatactctgctctcatggatatcaaacaactgcaaacacaacacaggtttataaaataaaaaaaaaactcttaatAAATCTTGTTAACTACAGGTGTgcgacaattattggcacccttttagtcaatactttctgctacctccctttgccaagataacagctgtgagtcttctcctataatgcctgatgaggttggagaatacatatCAAGGGATCTTAGaacattcctccatacagaatctctccagatccttcacattccacgctggtggactctcctcttcagttcaccccacaggttttctatgggtttcaagtttGGGGACTAGGCTGGCCATGGCACGACCTTGaatttgtggtcagtaaaccagtcaggttttcatttaatatctgttgatatttgatagagtccatgatgccatgtatcctaacaacaTGTCCAGGTAATCTGGCaggaaaacagccccaaaacattaaagagccacctccatatttaaccgtgggcatgaggtactttttcaTATGGCTACCTCTATGTGTTTACTACTGTTTATGGCAAGCTTTttgaatatttgattacatcctGTACATGAAATCAAAGTGAACTTTGAAATCTTAGGGCAGAGAAAgcataaataattcattttgcAATTTGGGGGGAATTACAAAAGACACAGTGTTTTGAAGGATGCACATCAACAATGAAATGCTGATGTTTGAATGGCCTCAGGAAAGAAAAGGCAGGAAGAATGCTTCTGTCAACTaacacttcctgtctgtgttGGTGCATATCCTGTTAGGCAGACTAGGATGTCCTTTTGGTGCTGATTCAAGGCAAATTTCACACATAATTGCACACAAAGTTGTGAAacttcttttttctccccagttaTTCTAGTactgacactgtgtgtgtatgtgtttgtgtgtgtatgtgtgtgtggacagacgTCAAGAGCTACGAGAGCTGAGGTTGTTGCAGAAAGAGGAGCAGAGAGCCCAACAGCAGCTCAGCAACAAACTACAGCAGCAGAGGGAGCAGATCTCCAGACGTTTCGAGCAGGAGACCGCTGTCAGTGTTTGTTCTGTAATATTGAAAAACAGCACAGACATTCTCAGCTCACATATCACTGTGACATTAATGGTGCACACGCTATTGTTTTGTTCACCTCCCACAGCTGAGTTGAGTCAGGGTTGAATTACGTTCCAACTGCATTAGAATTCACTTGGAAATGAAATGAGACCTTATGTAAGCTGTTATTAGAGAAACAATAATGTGTTAAAACAAGTGAATTAATATTAACCTTGCATTCGACCTACTGTTCTAGCCGTGCTGTTGGAGAAATTAgtcaacagcttctgaccaatcagaatcaagaactgaactgcgctgtggtataatgtgaATAATCTGATTATTAAGCTTTTGGTGTTCTATTTTCTCATCTCTCAGATCAAGAAGCGTCAGTACGATACAGAGGTGGAGAACATGGAGCGGCAGCAGAAGCAGACTGTTGAGCGACTCGAGCAAGAGCACACCAACCACCTCCGCGATGAGGCCAAGAGGATCAAAGGCGAGCAGGACAAGGAGCTGTCAAAGATTCAAA
This genomic window contains:
- the slkb gene encoding STE20-like kinase b isoform X2 produces the protein MAFFNFRKIFKLGPERKKKQYEHVHRDVNPEESWEIVGELGDGAFGKVYKAQNKHSGILAAAKVIDTKTEEELEDYMVEIEILASCNHDNIVKLLDAFYYESKLWILIEFCAGGAVDAVMLELERPLTEPQIRVVCKQTLDALLYLHENKVIHRDLKAGNILLTLDGQVKLADFGVSAKNTKTLQRRDSFIGTPYWMAPEVVMCETSKDRPYDFKADIWSLGVTLIEMAQIEPPNHEMNPMRVLLKIAKADPPTLMQPSKWSPEFSDFLRHALDKNLDNRWSATQLLRHPFVSSVTDSKPLRELIAEAKAEVTEEIEESKEDDEEDDHEGQLLIPGHKRASSDISIGSSEDEKLSQSPSTLEAVPEKNEEFGVPKSPTAEPEISNSIPNVPEPSTEEPAEESVSNMKPQDQEDENIVEIKPDVPSTPLHILESPEEMKNMGDKVGPAVDNVTVIKNMDAAVKDELTPENSIKQVDGPIAVPEEKPMPLTSPVKEQDKGETPSPENESPLKPRFQKKASGSGSAADNSSIDLNLSISSFINKSKEAGSISVQERKRQKKTLKKTRKFIVDGVEVSVTTSKIVTDNDTKNEEMRFLRRQELRELRLLQKEEQRAQQQLSNKLQQQREQISRRFEQETAIKKRQYDTEVENMERQQKQTVERLEQEHTNHLRDEAKRIKGEQDKELSKIQNMLKNRKKEEFLQKQQQELDGALKKIIQQHKCEVATVERGCLNHKQQLLRAREVAMWELEERHLQEKHQLFKQQLKDQYFMQRHQLLKRHEKEMEQMQRYNQRLVEEMKTKQTQERTRLPKIQRSEAKTRMAMFKKSLRIASPGLTPEQEREKIKQFAAQEEKRQKNERLHQHQKHENQMRDLQLQRDANVRELQQLQNEKCHLLIEHETQKLKELDEEHSVELKDWREKLRPRKKTLEEEFARKVQEQEIFFKMSGESECLNPSTQSRISKFYPVPTVHSTGF
- the slkb gene encoding STE20-like kinase b isoform X3 — encoded protein: MVEIEILASCNHDNIVKLLDAFYYESKLWILIEFCAGGAVDAVMLELERPLTEPQIRVVCKQTLDALLYLHENKVIHRDLKAGNILLTLDGQVKLADFGVSAKNTKTLQRRDSFIGTPYWMAPEVVMCETSKDRPYDFKADIWSLGVTLIEMAQIEPPNHEMNPMRVLLKIAKADPPTLMQPSKWSPEFSDFLRHALDKNLDNRWSATQLLRHPFVSSVTDSKPLRELIAEAKAEVTEEIEESKEDDEEDDHEGQLLIPGHKRASSDISIGSSEDEKLSQSPSTLEAVPEKNEEFGVPKSPTAEPEISNSIPNVPEPSTEEPAEESVSNMKPQDQEDENIVEIKPDVPSTPLHILESPEEMKNMGDKVGPAVDNVTVIKNMDAAVKDELTPENSIKQVDGPIAVPEEKPMPLTSPVKEQDKGETPSPENESPLKPRFQKKASGSGSAADNSSIDLNLSISSFINKSKEAGSISVQERKRQKKTLKKTRKFIVDGVEVSVTTSKIVTDNDTKNEEMRFLRRQELRELRLLQKEEQRAQQQLSNKLQQQREQISRRFEQETAIKKRQYDTEVENMERQQKQTVERLEQEHTNHLRDEAKRIKGEQDKELSKIQNMLKNRKKEEQEFLQKQQQELDGALKKIIQQHKCEVATVERGCLNHKQQLLRAREVAMWELEERHLQEKHQLFKQQLKDQYFMQRHQLLKRHEKEMEQMQRYNQRLVEEMKTKQTQERTRLPKIQRSEAKTRMAMFKKSLRIASPGLTPEQEREKIKQFAAQEEKRQKNERLHQHQKHENQMRDLQLQRDANVRELQQLQNEKCHLLIEHETQKLKELDEEHSVELKDWREKLRPRKKTLEEEFARKVQEQEIFFKMSGESECLNPSTQSRISKFYPVPTVHSTGF
- the slkb gene encoding STE20-like kinase b isoform X1, whose translation is MAFFNFRKIFKLGPERKKKQYEHVHRDVNPEESWEIVGELGDGAFGKVYKAQNKHSGILAAAKVIDTKTEEELEDYMVEIEILASCNHDNIVKLLDAFYYESKLWILIEFCAGGAVDAVMLELERPLTEPQIRVVCKQTLDALLYLHENKVIHRDLKAGNILLTLDGQVKLADFGVSAKNTKTLQRRDSFIGTPYWMAPEVVMCETSKDRPYDFKADIWSLGVTLIEMAQIEPPNHEMNPMRVLLKIAKADPPTLMQPSKWSPEFSDFLRHALDKNLDNRWSATQLLRHPFVSSVTDSKPLRELIAEAKAEVTEEIEESKEDDEEDDHEGQLLIPGHKRASSDISIGSSEDEKLSQSPSTLEAVPEKNEEFGVPKSPTAEPEISNSIPNVPEPSTEEPAEESVSNMKPQDQEDENIVEIKPDVPSTPLHILESPEEMKNMGDKVGPAVDNVTVIKNMDAAVKDELTPENSIKQVDGPIAVPEEKPMPLTSPVKEQDKGETPSPENESPLKPRFQKKASGSGSAADNSSIDLNLSISSFINKSKEAGSISVQERKRQKKTLKKTRKFIVDGVEVSVTTSKIVTDNDTKNEEMRFLRRQELRELRLLQKEEQRAQQQLSNKLQQQREQISRRFEQETAIKKRQYDTEVENMERQQKQTVERLEQEHTNHLRDEAKRIKGEQDKELSKIQNMLKNRKKEEQEFLQKQQQELDGALKKIIQQHKCEVATVERGCLNHKQQLLRAREVAMWELEERHLQEKHQLFKQQLKDQYFMQRHQLLKRHEKEMEQMQRYNQRLVEEMKTKQTQERTRLPKIQRSEAKTRMAMFKKSLRIASPGLTPEQEREKIKQFAAQEEKRQKNERLHQHQKHENQMRDLQLQRDANVRELQQLQNEKCHLLIEHETQKLKELDEEHSVELKDWREKLRPRKKTLEEEFARKVQEQEIFFKMSGESECLNPSTQSRISKFYPVPTVHSTGF